The Marivirga salinae DNA window ATTGAGGTCGCTTTCTGATACTAGCTGTGTTTTTGAGGTTTTACTTTGGCTTATAAGATTGGTAGTTTCCTGAGCTACCATTTCCTGAAAGTTAAAATGACCATAAAATATCATAGAGACGATCAAAACTACAATATTGGGTAGCGTTCCAAATTTCGCATCTTTCCAAAATAGAATAATAAGGATTTGGGAGATTAAAACAGCAATAAACCCCAGAAGCCATGCATACTTATTATTAAGGGTAAATAAAACGCCATAAGCTAGAAACACTATTGCTGTGAGCAGCCACAATAAACCCACTGGTTTGGATATGGGCATTGTTAATTCCTTTATTTCCTTAAATCCTATGCCTTTTATAAATCCAAGAAGATGTAAAAGCCCATGTATAATAACGATAATCAAAAAAGCTATTTTCATCTTCTAACTATTATTTTGTGATTGTGGCGTAAGATTTAATGCATAAACCTGGCCACTAAAAAGTTACGGAAAATTATAAAATGTAAATAACCTATCATTACAATATTGAAAATTTATTTGCTGGAATAGAATAGGGCTGGATATTAAGTGTTTTCATTCATAATCACATTTAATAATAATGAATGTTAATCTGATTCCCCATTTTTATTCATTTATAGGTGAGGAAAGTAGGCTAGAGATAGAAGAATTGAGTAGGTGAGCTCTGGAAGATAGAATGAATTTTTCAGTGAATTCATTAGTAATCAAAAATCCTTACTAAAGCTTATTATAATAAAAATAGCACTAAGAATTTTCTCAGTGCTATAGTATATTACTACCCTATTAAAGCTTTTATGCGTAGCTCAGGTCATACTCGCGAAATAGTTGAGGCTATTTATTTAAAAAGTCTACCTCCACCAATTACTCTCAACAGCACTGCGATAACCGCAATGACAATGAGAACGTGAATTAACCCGCCTGCATTGAATCCTAGGTATCCTATTAACCATAAAATAATTAGAACTACTGCGACAATGTAAAGAATATTATTCATAAGTTATTTAGTTAAATAAAGTGTATCCTATTGTTGTTTGAACCCAAACGTTTTTATACCTGGGTGTATCGGAAGTTCCATTCCCATTATTATTTTGAAAATCCCAGCCCATTCTTAATCCTATAATGACATCATCTAAATTAACGTCAAGTCCGGTAGTGAAACCAAGGATGTTTTTTCTGATATTATCGTTTTTAATTTCTTCTTCTTGCGTTGCTGTTCCAAAATTGCTATTGAATTCATCCTTTTGATTGATGAGAAAAGAATATTGAGGACCTGCTAGAATAGTAAGATATTCTGTTGGCCTAATGGCAAGTTGGAGTGGAAATTCAATGTATGAAGTGGTTCTTGTAAAACTATAATTGCTTCCAAACAGTGTTCCATTCCCCTTAAATCCTTTTTGAGAATATAAGACCTCTGGTTGAAAGCCTAGATATTCACTGATTGGAACATGTAATAGCAAACCACCAACAAAACCAAATTTCCCGTCTGCAGCAAATGAATTTTCATTTTCATCATAAACATTTGAAAAATTTAGTCCAGCTTTTATTCCAAGTTTTAAGTTGTCTTGATCATCAAGATTTTCATTTTGTGCCGTTGCAAGACTGGAAATAGTCATCACAACTGCTGTGGCTAAAATTTTAAGGTTTTTCATGTTTTTGCGGTTTTAAGATTTTGTTTATGTAAAGATGCGGACCGCAGTTCGAAAATTTGTTACATATTTACAGAGGATAATTACATGATTCGCACATTGATATCCTGCCTATGTAGTATATAACCAAAAAAAAGGGACAAGCTTTTGAATTCCTGTCCCAAGTGATTCAATGTTATGAGTCACTATTTCCGCTCTTGGCTGGTTTCATCCTGATGATTTTCATTCTGGTAGCTTTTTTGATTTCTTTTTTGATCCTCTTTTTGATTATCATTAATAATACCCAAAACAGTATTACGATCTTTGTTCAATCTGTTCTCCATTCTATCTATTATTTCATTTTCTTTACCTTTTTCATATTTCAAATCTGAATCAGTTAATTGTGGATACTCTGATTTTAATTGTTGTGACTGAGCATCCCAATCCCCACTAATTTGAAAATTATCCTTTGATTTACTTTCATTTGTGTTCATAAGCTTTACAATTTAATTCGTAACTGAGTTATTACCTTACAAAGATCAAGACTCTTATGATGTAAGCTGTTACATAATTAAATGTAAATGGTATATAAATCATAGTTTTTCAAGTGTTACACTTCTCTTTTGTCTCAAATTTTTATAGAAAGAAGGGCAGAGTCCAGTGTTTTTCTTGAATTGGTTAGAAAGATGTGCCACGCTGCTATAATGCATTTGAAAAGAAATTTCTGAAAGACTAAGTTCATCATACAGCAAAAGCTCTTTTACTTTTTCAATCTTGTTGTCTATTATATATTGTTGAATAGTTGTTCCTTTTACTTCTGAAAATACATTAGCCAGATAGGTATAGTCATAACCTAATTTTTCACTAATGTAACAGGAGTAGTTTTCTTTTGGCATTTCTTCTGTATAATGAATCATTTCAATAATAACACTCTTGATTTTTTCAACCAGAATGCTTTTTTTATCATCCATTAATTCTAAGCCAGATTTCGATAAATTTTCTCTTAATTGTTCTCTTTGAATTTCCGTAATATCTTCTCGAATTTTTACCATACCTAAGTTTAAATTTATACAATGTAATCCTAGTTTTTTCAATTCTTCTTTCACCATCATTTTGCATCGCAAGCTGACCATGTATTTGATATGTAGTTTTTTCATGACACTAATGTTTAATTTAGTTTTAAACTTTAGCCTATTATAGGTTCGTGTTTGTATACGTAAGATTTTTATGAAAAAATGACTTTATTTGATTTATTTTTAAATGGAAGAGTCGTGGGGTAGAGAAAATGCTTATTTGAAATACTTGAAGCGGTTTTGGGGGTGAAAAAATATCTTTAAATAAAGCTTAATAGGTAATTTTAAAACAATAATACGGGATGATGATTGAATATATCAACATAAACTTCACTAAAATAGCTTAAGATATAGGTGGATTGATTCGTATTTCTTTTAGTTTTTAAGAAGTAATAAATATGAATATATTAATTTGTATTTATATAAAATAATCATTAAGAAAAGGCTTTTGCCCGTGGATACCAATTTCATTCTAATTCAA harbors:
- a CDS encoding lmo0937 family membrane protein; protein product: MNNILYIVAVVLIILWLIGYLGFNAGGLIHVLIVIAVIAVLLRVIGGGRLFK
- a CDS encoding porin family protein gives rise to the protein MKNLKILATAVVMTISSLATAQNENLDDQDNLKLGIKAGLNFSNVYDENENSFAADGKFGFVGGLLLHVPISEYLGFQPEVLYSQKGFKGNGTLFGSNYSFTRTTSYIEFPLQLAIRPTEYLTILAGPQYSFLINQKDEFNSNFGTATQEEEIKNDNIRKNILGFTTGLDVNLDDVIIGLRMGWDFQNNNGNGTSDTPRYKNVWVQTTIGYTLFN
- a CDS encoding helix-turn-helix domain-containing protein, whose product is MKKLHIKYMVSLRCKMMVKEELKKLGLHCINLNLGMVKIREDITEIQREQLRENLSKSGLELMDDKKSILVEKIKSVIIEMIHYTEEMPKENYSCYISEKLGYDYTYLANVFSEVKGTTIQQYIIDNKIEKVKELLLYDELSLSEISFQMHYSSVAHLSNQFKKNTGLCPSFYKNLRQKRSVTLEKL